Proteins from one Rhizoctonia solani chromosome 5, complete sequence genomic window:
- a CDS encoding heme oxygenase, which yields MQTAEVPPPSPSFEPNDSPDAIDYTQNISTLLRTSTKRAHNAVHHSELAGKLLRGELPKNEYIYFMMLLWRVYNAIEEGLETHSTNPVLAPTYRPALLSRAGCLSADIAYLLDTTEDAWQSTPLYRSLISAPPAGLRDYVAHLEQLAVSKDSTDNSRLLAHAYVRYLGDLSGGQSIRNRMAKAYDLPDTGAGASFYDFGSAGMNEAVGDDRALKEALVQEANLAFDFNRRIFEDVATATKDTEPSDYTSQSKVVFDDSQAPEENTYPISSVVAFVMALALAHFTLVVGGFTGARGTEKFESFVLWLRGIAGQS from the exons ATGCAAACTGCCGAAGTTCCACCTCCGAGCCCTTCCTTTGAGCCCAACGATAGCCCCGATGCGATTGACTACACGCAGAATATCTCGACTTTGCTGCGCACAAGCACCAAGAGAGCCCACAACGCTGTCCACCACTCAGAGCTTGCCGGCAAACTGCTTCGTGGCGAACTCCCAAAGAATGAATACATCTATTTTATGATGCTCTTATGGAGGGTCTACAA TGCGATCGAAGAAGGGCTAGAGACCCATTCGACAAACCCGGTGCTGGCACCAACATACCGACCGGCGTTGCTAAGCCGAGCAGGCTGTCTCTCCGCAGACATCGCATACTTACTCGACACGACCGAAGACGCATGGCAATCAACGCCCCTTTACCGCTCCCTCATCTCCGCTCCCCCCGCAGGCTTGCGCGATTACGTCGCTCATTTGGAGCAACTTGCCGTTTCCAAGGACTCGACTGACAACTCGCGGCTCTTGGCGCACGCATATGTGCGGTACCTTGGAGATTTGAGTGGCGGTCAGAGTATTCGTAATCGAATGGCCAAGGCATATGATCTTCCCGATACCGGGGCCGGTGCGAGCTTCTACGATTTCGGCTC GGCAGGAATGAATGAAGCTGTTGGCGACGACAGGGCATTGAAAG AGGCGCTTGTCCAAGAAGCGAACCTGGCCTTTGATTTCAACCGACGCATCTTTGAGGATGTCGCAACCGCCACAAAGGACACCGAGCCCTCCGACTATACCTCCCAGTCCAAAGTGGTGTTTGATGACTCCCAGGCGCCAGAAGAGAATACCTACCCTATCTCGTCGGTCGTGGCATTTGTCATGGCTCTTGCACTTGCTCATTTCACACTCGTTGTGGGTGGCTTTACCGGAGCTAGGGGAACTGAGAAGTTCGAGAGCTTTGTACTCTGGCTCAGGGGAATTGCTGGTCAATCATGA
- a CDS encoding Tyrosine kinase domain-containing protein: MLVELLHIGANLGELHGLSNLENGPPLLPWISSNRSRTTILSSKMNSECISACLVQHRCQDITTILDLRYCSSSPFTRGGFGVVYRGVLKDGRVIALKCIEPLNGYETNESGHGKNLKRAAREIYNWSRCEHPGVLPILGFARFREHIALVTPWMGSGSLKQHVLRGLSQTPLQICIELATAVEYLHQNGIVHGDIKPDNVLMTNQGRPQLGDFGSASSTLSTTLNFTQTHSFGFTVRFAAPEIMGGENPFTKESDVYALGMTIFNVMTGQLPFADKSEVLVIVEVLSARRQPLQPNFGHVLQKDEAKSKMWELLKRCFAYEPGDRPKATQVKNGLMEVEMINSA, encoded by the exons ATGCTAGTTGAGCTGCTACATATTGGCGCCAATTTGGGGGAATTACATGGATTATCCAATCTAGAAAACG GGCCGCCTCTGCTGCCTTGGATATCCTCAAATCGTTCAAGAACGACGATTCTGAGTAGCAAAATG AATTCCGAGTGCATTTCAGCTTGCCTCGTCCAGCACCGATGTCAGGATATTACCACCATACTTGACCTACGATATTGCAGCTCTTCTCCCTTCACTAGAGGAGGCTTTGGGGTGGTTTATCGAGGTGTCCTTAAGGACGGAAGGGTGATTGCATTGAAGTGTATCGAGCCGTTGAACGGATATGAGACCAATGAATCAGGTCACGGAAAAAATCTCAAG CGTGCGGCCCGAGAGATATACAATTGGTCACGCTGCGAACACCCAGGTGTATTACCGATACTTGGGTTTGCCCGCTTCCGAGAACATATTGCACTGGTTACCCCTTGGATGGGATCGGGCTCTCTAAAGCAGCATGTTCTACGTGGTCTATCGCAAACGCCACTTCAAATC TGCATTGAACTAGCAACCGCTGTTGAATATCTACATCAAAATGGAATT GTACATGGCGACATCAAACCG GACAACGTACTTATGACAAACCAAGGACGGCCTCAGCTTGGCGATTTTGGCAGTGCTTCATCCACTCTTTCTACCACCCTCAACTTCACACAAACCCATTCCTTTGGCTTCACTGTGAGGTTTGCA GCGCCGGAGATAATGGGGGGAGAAAATCCCTTTACAAAAGAGAGTGATGTGTATGCTCTTGGAATG ACAATATTT AACGTTATGACTGGACAACTTCCATTCGCAGACAAATCGGAGGTTTTAGTTATTGTAGAAGTTTTATCGGCGAGGAGGCAACCTCTTCAGCCTAATTTTGGTCATGTTCTTCAGAAGGATGAAGCTAAATCTAAGATGTGGGAGCTATTGAAGCGGTGCTTTGCTTACGAACCTGGTGACCGACCGAAAGCCACTCAGGTCAAAAATGGT CTGATGGAAGTCGAAATGATAAACAGCGCCTGA